One region of Hymenobacter sediminicola genomic DNA includes:
- a CDS encoding phage tail protein, whose protein sequence is MSSPYLGEIRTVGFPFAPVGWLQCQGQVLNISDYEALYSLIGTTYGGDGQSTFALPDMRSRVNVAAGNGPGLSSYMPGQRAGTEAVTLTTQQMPAHNHVFTASLNASGGGPAVNSPAGNYPADADTALYSTSALEADTLAPGIISGMAQPAGGSQPHANIQPVLALTTIICYEGQYPPQQ, encoded by the coding sequence ATGTCATCTCCTTATCTCGGCGAAATTCGCACCGTAGGCTTCCCGTTCGCGCCCGTTGGCTGGCTGCAATGCCAGGGGCAAGTGCTCAATATTTCTGATTACGAAGCCCTGTACAGCCTGATTGGCACCACGTACGGCGGCGACGGGCAGTCGACTTTCGCGCTGCCGGATATGCGCAGCCGCGTAAACGTAGCTGCTGGCAACGGCCCCGGCCTTTCGTCCTACATGCCCGGGCAAAGGGCCGGCACCGAAGCCGTAACTCTGACGACCCAGCAGATGCCTGCGCACAACCACGTCTTTACGGCGTCATTGAATGCCAGCGGAGGCGGCCCGGCCGTCAATAGCCCCGCCGGAAATTACCCGGCTGATGCCGACACCGCTCTGTACTCCACTTCTGCTTTGGAAGCGGATACGCTGGCACCCGGCATCATATCCGGTATGGCGCAGCCCGCCGGGGGCAGCCAGCCGCACGCCAATATTCAGCCTGTTTTGGCGCTAACCACCATTATCTGCTACGAAGGCCAGTATCCGCCGCAGCAATAA
- a CDS encoding phage tail protein, with the protein MDPFVGEIRLMALNFAPVGWALCQGQILPIQQNTALFSLLGTTYGGNGQNTFGLPDLRGRTYAGVGQGEGLSPYPQGAVLGTETETLLLPQLPMHVHTLAPSTMPVNNGTADQQKVSNAYYATPPAGQPAQYALDGGVNMAADLLSGTAGPAGNGKAHENRMPFLVLNYCIALQGVFPQRP; encoded by the coding sequence ATGGATCCTTTTGTCGGCGAGATTCGCCTGATGGCTCTCAACTTTGCGCCCGTCGGTTGGGCACTTTGCCAAGGTCAGATTCTACCTATTCAGCAGAATACGGCTCTGTTCTCCTTGCTGGGCACTACGTACGGCGGCAACGGCCAGAACACCTTCGGCCTACCTGATTTACGCGGCCGCACCTATGCTGGTGTTGGACAGGGTGAAGGCCTTTCGCCGTATCCGCAGGGTGCCGTGCTAGGCACCGAAACAGAAACGCTGCTGCTGCCCCAGCTGCCGATGCACGTTCATACCCTGGCGCCCAGCACCATGCCGGTTAACAACGGTACGGCTGATCAGCAGAAGGTAAGCAACGCATATTACGCGACGCCTCCGGCTGGCCAGCCAGCACAATATGCCCTTGACGGGGGTGTGAACATGGCCGCTGACTTGCTCAGCGGCACAGCTGGACCAGCCGGCAACGGCAAAGCGCACGAAAACCGGATGCCTTTCCTGGTGCTCAACTATTGCATTGCCCTGCAAGGGGTATTCCCCCAGCGTCCTTAA
- a CDS encoding phage tail protein: protein MDEPYIGEIRSIAFGYAPKNWAFCNGQLLPVNQYQALFSLLGTTYGGNGSTTFGLPNLQSRVAVGAGQGPGLQNYVLGQQAGNETVSLTPDQMPAHGHTITGTMQAGASADENGPIGNFPGGDASNHYSAGPKNATLGTANAVKGQTDAQGANQPHDNRQPYLATHFVIALQGIFPSRS, encoded by the coding sequence ATGGACGAACCATACATCGGCGAAATTCGCTCTATTGCTTTCGGCTACGCGCCCAAAAACTGGGCGTTCTGCAACGGCCAGTTGCTCCCCGTAAATCAGTATCAAGCCCTATTCTCCTTGCTGGGCACTACCTACGGCGGCAACGGCAGCACCACTTTTGGCCTGCCTAATCTGCAGTCACGGGTGGCGGTGGGAGCTGGCCAGGGCCCAGGCCTGCAGAACTACGTGCTGGGCCAGCAAGCCGGCAATGAAACTGTAAGCCTCACTCCCGACCAGATGCCGGCGCACGGGCACACTATCACGGGCACGATGCAGGCCGGGGCTTCGGCCGACGAAAACGGGCCGATAGGCAACTTCCCCGGCGGCGACGCCAGCAACCACTATTCCGCTGGCCCTAAAAACGCCACGCTGGGCACGGCTAACGCCGTAAAGGGCCAAACTGACGCGCAAGGTGCCAATCAGCCCCACGACAACCGCCAGCCTTACTTGGCTACCCACTTCGTTATTGCCTTGCAAGGCATCTTCCCGTCGCGCTCTTGA